A stretch of Clostridia bacterium DNA encodes these proteins:
- a CDS encoding tyrosine--tRNA ligase translates to MDIKAEVERQLQIIRRGAIEIIPEKELISKIEKSIKSNKPLKIKLGLDPTAPDIHLGHTVVLQKMRQFQDLGHQVTIIIGDFTGRIGDPTGKSETRKQLTEQQVQDNAKTYMDQITRILDPDKTEMRFNSEWLSALTFTDVIELSAKYTVARMLERDDFTKRYRSGQAIGIHEFFYPLMQGYDSVALEADVELGGTDQKFNILMGRTLQKEYGQEPQIALFMPILEGLDGVQKMSKSLGNYIGIDEAPNDMFGKTMSITDDLILRYFELVTPVSLEDIKKMEIEMEQGANPRDYKIRLAKEIIGMFHSKEDADAAEENFKNVFAKNQIPDDIQEIEVPKEAIWIAKLLNELGLVSSTSDGRRMTMQGAVKIDGEKVTDVKAEIIPVKGMIIQVGKRKFAKIK, encoded by the coding sequence ATGGATATCAAAGCAGAAGTCGAGAGACAGTTACAAATTATCAGAAGAGGAGCCATAGAAATCATCCCGGAAAAAGAGTTGATAAGCAAGATTGAAAAATCGATTAAGTCGAACAAACCTTTGAAGATTAAATTAGGTTTGGATCCTACGGCCCCGGATATCCATCTGGGCCATACCGTAGTCTTGCAAAAAATGCGTCAATTCCAGGATCTAGGTCACCAGGTGACAATCATTATTGGTGATTTCACAGGAAGAATTGGTGACCCAACAGGCAAATCTGAAACTAGAAAACAACTGACTGAGCAACAGGTTCAGGATAATGCCAAAACGTATATGGATCAGATTACCCGTATCCTTGATCCAGATAAAACGGAGATGAGATTTAATAGTGAATGGCTTTCAGCACTGACATTTACGGATGTTATCGAGCTTTCTGCGAAGTACACGGTAGCTCGGATGCTAGAGCGTGATGATTTCACCAAGCGCTACCGTTCAGGACAGGCTATTGGTATCCATGAGTTTTTCTATCCTTTGATGCAGGGCTATGACTCGGTAGCTTTAGAAGCAGATGTGGAATTGGGTGGAACAGATCAGAAGTTTAATATTTTGATGGGTAGAACATTGCAAAAGGAGTATGGACAAGAACCTCAGATCGCACTTTTCATGCCTATTTTAGAAGGGCTGGATGGCGTTCAAAAGATGTCCAAGTCCTTGGGCAATTATATAGGCATTGATGAAGCACCGAATGATATGTTTGGAAAAACGATGAGTATCACAGATGACTTAATCTTGCGCTATTTCGAATTGGTTACTCCTGTAAGTCTTGAAGATATCAAGAAAATGGAAATAGAAATGGAACAAGGTGCGAATCCAAGAGATTATAAGATTCGTTTGGCGAAAGAAATTATTGGTATGTTCCACAGCAAAGAAGATGCAGATGCAGCCGAGGAGAATTTCAAGAATGTATTTGCTAAAAACCAGATTCCTGATGATATTCAGGAAATCGAGGTACCTAAAGAAGCCATCTGGATTGCTAAGCTTCTAAATGAACTGGGCCTGGTGTCATCCACATCGGATGGTCGGAGAATGACCATGCAGGGCGCGGTGAAAATTGATGGTGAAAAGGTTACAGATGTAAAAGCGGAAATTATTCCAGTTAAGGGAATGATAATCCAAGTAGGTAAGAGAAAGTTTGCTAAAATTAAGTAA
- a CDS encoding PBP1A family penicillin-binding protein, producing MDKKKPIKKHSAVSKKTNNMKEDDVKIYTGNDGHSASESPKNRQVRKKPTNNKSRKNKKHKKSNRTWVKVLKVIFLVLVVVGLIIAGFITRYVLTLADDIPEWDQSDMTGDLTTTFYDADGNEIAERHGVENRFPVEFELVPDDLKNAFIANEDLSFYDHMGISLKGILRSVVVNIKEQRKAQGASTITQLLARNALIDSDTRYQKDWDRKIKEIILAFQIESRYEKDEIFELFLNTIPFGEGAYGVQAAAQTFFGKDVQDLDLAECALLAGLPQRPSGYNPFDYPDSALGRRSQILLNMEINGFITTAEKDMANNEPLDLAPEPTSYVEGPYLFFIDYAMEEAETILEDMELDSDIYRNGYKIYTTMNNLAQTNMEELFLDPENFPEDMNDKQVQAAMVIIEQETGEIQAMMGGREYISQRGFNRAASPEMNRQPGSSIKPVVVYGPALEYGGMSSGTVIDDIPVSIPTEQGPYEPTNYDGRYRGLITMREAVRNSVNIPAVKILDEIGTVTGYNFAKNLGIPFEENEQYNLSIALGGMSYGCNPLELARAYGAFANEGILVDSYSVARIETKDGSVIYEANPQKKVAMTEETAYIMSDMLQTVVNYGTGYNAKIPNWQTAGKTGTTQLPTSTPAERAMFAGLTGNKDAWFAGYTKKYTSVVWMGFDSTDKDHYLKKIYGGKYPALLFQKAMAPLHEDLAPINFERPSDVISVAIDQKSGLLPSALTPADYIIRELFTRENVPTETSDAWKEAIVCTESHMLGTYLCPSVETKVFLNRDTTYMPTVPIGNIQSALSRYGVSSVENLPANVIESLVKNIIPEDYSLMAPTEYCSIHYGAVDQNPALPGEDLVEPTQPSTPTVNPIYWEYFPTQYRPSNYSVPKEPSDSEEPFDPMQPPEEEIEEIVPDQENDEIIEGSDQNSGINIFKNVRIRGTIAGAKLEWDLDKDYQDDDWEFVVWKQADNDLDPYILATTSVRELQDSEVEAEHTYYYLIQATRDGDSTVYSSTTYKIIY from the coding sequence ATGGATAAGAAGAAACCAATTAAGAAACATAGTGCGGTTTCAAAAAAAACGAATAATATGAAAGAAGATGACGTAAAGATCTATACAGGAAATGATGGTCATTCAGCGTCTGAGTCCCCCAAAAACAGGCAAGTGAGAAAAAAACCTACTAATAATAAGAGCAGGAAAAATAAGAAGCACAAAAAATCCAATCGTACTTGGGTAAAAGTGCTTAAGGTTATTTTCCTAGTTCTCGTCGTTGTAGGCCTCATCATTGCAGGTTTTATTACCCGGTATGTATTAACACTAGCTGATGACATCCCCGAATGGGATCAATCAGATATGACCGGAGATCTCACAACCACATTTTACGATGCTGATGGAAATGAAATTGCTGAACGGCATGGAGTCGAGAATCGCTTTCCAGTAGAGTTTGAACTAGTACCCGATGATTTGAAAAATGCCTTTATAGCAAATGAAGATTTATCTTTTTATGATCATATGGGCATCAGTCTAAAAGGTATTCTGCGTTCCGTGGTGGTAAATATTAAAGAACAACGGAAAGCACAAGGCGCTAGTACCATTACACAGTTATTAGCAAGAAACGCCCTGATTGATTCTGATACGCGCTACCAAAAAGATTGGGATCGAAAGATTAAGGAAATCATATTGGCTTTCCAAATTGAAAGTAGATATGAAAAGGATGAGATTTTCGAGCTTTTTCTAAACACCATCCCCTTTGGAGAAGGTGCCTATGGTGTGCAAGCTGCCGCCCAAACTTTCTTTGGCAAGGATGTTCAAGATTTAGATTTAGCCGAATGCGCATTGCTAGCAGGTTTGCCGCAAAGACCCTCTGGATATAATCCATTTGATTATCCTGATTCTGCTTTGGGTAGACGTTCACAAATTCTCCTTAATATGGAAATTAACGGTTTCATTACTACGGCCGAAAAGGATATGGCAAACAACGAGCCCTTGGATTTGGCTCCTGAGCCAACCAGCTACGTCGAAGGCCCCTATCTATTCTTTATCGACTATGCGATGGAAGAAGCAGAAACCATCTTGGAAGACATGGAACTTGACTCGGATATCTATCGCAATGGATATAAGATTTATACTACGATGAACAACTTAGCGCAAACCAATATGGAGGAACTCTTTTTAGACCCAGAGAATTTCCCAGAAGACATGAATGATAAGCAAGTACAAGCGGCAATGGTCATCATTGAACAAGAAACTGGGGAAATTCAAGCAATGATGGGTGGCAGAGAGTATATCTCCCAGCGAGGATTCAACCGTGCTGCTTCGCCTGAGATGAACCGTCAACCTGGTTCATCCATTAAACCAGTCGTTGTTTATGGTCCAGCTTTAGAATATGGTGGCATGTCATCTGGTACTGTAATTGATGATATTCCTGTTTCCATTCCGACTGAACAAGGCCCATATGAGCCGACCAACTACGATGGACGTTATCGCGGATTAATCACCATGCGGGAGGCAGTTCGAAATTCTGTCAATATACCAGCCGTCAAAATTCTGGATGAAATAGGAACGGTAACTGGTTACAATTTTGCTAAAAATCTAGGAATTCCTTTCGAGGAGAATGAGCAATATAACTTATCCATTGCTTTAGGTGGCATGAGTTACGGTTGTAATCCCTTAGAATTGGCCAGAGCCTATGGCGCTTTTGCGAATGAAGGTATTTTAGTAGACAGTTACTCCGTAGCACGCATTGAAACCAAGGATGGGTCTGTGATCTATGAAGCAAATCCACAGAAGAAAGTTGCAATGACTGAAGAGACGGCCTATATCATGAGCGATATGTTGCAGACTGTGGTTAATTATGGTACTGGTTACAATGCTAAGATACCCAACTGGCAAACTGCAGGTAAGACGGGTACCACGCAACTCCCCACATCTACACCAGCAGAAAGAGCCATGTTTGCCGGTCTTACCGGAAACAAGGATGCTTGGTTTGCAGGCTATACCAAAAAATACACATCAGTTGTTTGGATGGGTTTTGATAGCACCGACAAGGACCATTATTTGAAGAAAATTTATGGGGGAAAATATCCCGCATTGCTATTCCAAAAAGCTATGGCACCTTTGCATGAAGACTTGGCACCCATCAACTTTGAACGACCAAGCGATGTTATTTCAGTAGCAATTGATCAAAAGTCAGGTTTATTGCCTAGTGCTCTTACGCCAGCTGACTACATCATTCGGGAACTATTTACAAGAGAAAATGTTCCAACAGAAACATCTGATGCTTGGAAAGAAGCCATTGTTTGTACAGAGAGCCATATGTTGGGCACGTATCTTTGCCCCTCTGTTGAGACCAAGGTTTTCTTGAATCGCGACACTACCTATATGCCAACAGTACCTATTGGTAATATCCAAAGCGCACTCTCTCGGTATGGTGTCAGCAGTGTTGAAAACTTACCGGCAAATGTTATTGAGTCTTTAGTGAAAAATATCATTCCAGAAGATTACAGTCTGATGGCACCAACAGAATATTGTTCTATACATTATGGTGCAGTAGACCAGAACCCAGCATTGCCAGGTGAAGACTTAGTTGAACCGACACAGCCGAGCACGCCGACAGTTAATCCGATTTACTGGGAATACTTCCCAACACAATACAGGCCTAGTAATTACTCGGTACCAAAAGAACCTTCCGATTCAGAAGAACCTTTTGATCCCATGCAACCGCCTGAAGAAGAAATAGAAGAAATTGTTCCAGACCAAGAAAATGACGAAATTATCGAAGGTTCGGATCAAAATTCTGGCATCAATATCTTCAAGAATGTACGTATCCGCGGTACTATTGCAGGAGCCAAATTGGAATGGGATTTGGATAAGGATTATCAAGATGATGATTGGGAATTTGTGGTTTGGAAACAAGCTGACAACGACCTCGACCCATATATCTTGGCAACTACATCCGTTAGGGAACTTCAAGATAGTGAGGTAGAAGCAGAGCATACTTACTATTACTTGATACAAGCTACTAGAGATGGTGATAGCACAGTTTATTCTTCCACAACGTACAAAATTATATATTAA
- a CDS encoding U32 family peptidase — protein sequence MRNIELLAPAGNLESFFAAVRSGADAVYLGSQGFNARQNATNFSMEELGQVVEFAHAHDVKVYITLNTLVKNQELSQLLQALNDLVKANVDAIIVQDLGIFWLVNRYFQGLALHSSTQLTVNNTLGIEYLKKLNVEKVVVARENSISDIKSMAKTGMALEVFIHGAMCICYSGQCLMSSMIGGRSGNRGRCAQPCRLTYTLLDSSNKELNGEIGEHLLSPKDLNTWDILPELIEAGAVSLKIEGRMKRPEYVATVVRAYRERLDAVDSALDDARSIQVETELKQIFNREFTHGYMHTNPGQELMSYKRPNNRGLQLGRIDRATENGFAIRLKEDLRVGDGVEIWVSKGGRKGFEITSLEQEGQSVEEALKDTTVNVGFGGRVFPGDRVFKTSDISLNQKAKSSYENQDLSIYEKVEVWISGSLDKPLSMRIQTESGETVSGETEQNLQEARQHPLDEEIIRKKMRFGNTRYRLDELHIDLGANLMIPISQLNALRRNLTDELERGHQVKDVYSELELEHIEKELSSKITSSKEAEKLVAEVDDEYQARAALGAGADLVYIHMNRVRTSIELNPALLNEEDKKRALYILPRIIRESEIAALVKNLKKLKGNCAGFIAPSIGAIELLESESLGPIYGDYALNVMNNLALRELSNRKLAGVCISPELSLSEMLEMRGEMLLEAVVHGSMPLMTSEHCVVGAVAGDKHGHHCKMPCKQGRYSFKDRKNYIFPLLLQQDCTMQVLNARELCAIEEVHSLLAGPISRVRLLLRERTEDDIQVICKSYRKVMNSNRLDASQVKKELDEISPYGLTKGHYYREVE from the coding sequence GTGAGAAATATTGAATTATTGGCTCCGGCTGGAAACCTAGAGTCATTCTTTGCTGCTGTGCGCAGTGGTGCGGATGCTGTTTATTTGGGAAGCCAAGGCTTTAATGCTAGACAAAATGCAACAAACTTCAGCATGGAAGAACTAGGTCAGGTAGTGGAGTTTGCCCATGCACATGATGTGAAGGTATATATTACTTTAAATACATTGGTTAAAAATCAAGAATTATCCCAATTATTGCAGGCCTTAAATGATTTAGTGAAAGCAAATGTAGATGCCATAATTGTGCAGGATTTAGGCATTTTTTGGTTGGTAAATCGCTATTTTCAGGGTTTGGCCCTGCACTCTAGTACTCAGTTGACGGTTAATAATACTCTTGGTATAGAGTATTTGAAAAAGTTGAATGTTGAAAAAGTTGTAGTTGCTAGAGAAAACAGTATTTCAGATATTAAATCGATGGCGAAAACTGGAATGGCTTTAGAGGTATTTATTCATGGTGCCATGTGCATCTGTTATTCTGGTCAATGTTTAATGAGTAGCATGATTGGCGGACGGAGTGGAAATCGGGGCCGCTGTGCTCAGCCATGTCGTCTGACCTACACCCTGTTAGATTCTTCTAACAAGGAACTGAATGGTGAGATTGGGGAACATTTGTTAAGCCCCAAGGATTTGAATACATGGGATATATTGCCGGAACTAATTGAGGCAGGCGCAGTATCCTTGAAAATTGAAGGCCGCATGAAACGGCCCGAATATGTAGCTACCGTGGTCCGTGCCTATCGAGAACGTTTAGACGCAGTAGATTCTGCTTTAGATGATGCGCGTTCGATTCAGGTGGAAACAGAACTAAAACAGATATTTAATCGTGAGTTCACCCATGGATACATGCATACCAACCCTGGACAGGAGCTGATGAGCTACAAACGCCCCAACAATAGGGGATTACAGTTGGGACGTATCGACCGTGCTACTGAAAATGGGTTTGCAATCCGACTCAAAGAAGATTTGAGAGTTGGAGATGGCGTGGAAATATGGGTGAGCAAGGGTGGTAGAAAAGGTTTTGAGATAACCTCGCTTGAGCAAGAGGGACAATCTGTGGAAGAGGCTCTAAAGGATACCACCGTGAATGTGGGATTTGGTGGACGTGTATTTCCAGGAGACCGAGTATTCAAGACGAGTGATATATCTTTGAACCAGAAGGCTAAGAGTAGTTATGAAAACCAGGACTTATCAATCTATGAAAAGGTAGAAGTGTGGATTTCTGGTAGCTTAGATAAGCCGTTATCAATGCGCATACAAACTGAATCAGGCGAGACAGTGTCTGGAGAAACGGAACAAAATTTACAGGAAGCAAGACAGCACCCACTGGATGAAGAAATAATTAGGAAAAAGATGCGGTTTGGGAATACCAGGTATCGCCTGGATGAACTTCATATAGATCTTGGAGCTAATCTTATGATTCCTATTAGTCAGCTGAATGCCTTGCGCAGAAATCTTACGGACGAGCTTGAACGAGGGCATCAGGTTAAAGATGTCTATTCAGAACTTGAACTTGAGCATATTGAGAAGGAACTCAGTTCTAAAATAACCAGCAGCAAGGAAGCGGAGAAATTAGTAGCAGAAGTAGATGATGAATACCAGGCTAGAGCAGCACTAGGTGCGGGAGCTGATTTGGTATATATTCATATGAACCGTGTTCGAACTAGCATAGAGCTAAATCCGGCATTATTGAATGAAGAAGACAAAAAAAGAGCGCTATATATTCTCCCGCGCATTATTCGGGAATCCGAGATTGCTGCCCTAGTAAAGAACCTTAAAAAGCTGAAAGGGAATTGTGCTGGTTTTATTGCACCTAGTATAGGAGCAATTGAGTTACTCGAATCAGAGTCACTAGGACCAATCTATGGAGACTATGCCTTGAATGTGATGAATAATCTAGCACTACGCGAGTTGTCTAACAGAAAGTTAGCCGGTGTCTGTATATCGCCAGAATTGAGTCTTAGCGAGATGTTAGAAATGCGTGGCGAAATGCTATTAGAAGCGGTCGTACATGGCAGTATGCCGTTAATGACTAGTGAACATTGCGTAGTAGGTGCTGTTGCTGGTGACAAACATGGGCATCATTGTAAAATGCCTTGCAAGCAGGGAAGATACAGTTTCAAGGATAGAAAGAATTATATTTTCCCCTTACTACTGCAGCAAGATTGTACCATGCAAGTCTTGAATGCTAGAGAACTCTGTGCAATTGAAGAAGTACACAGTTTATTAGCAGGTCCGATTAGTCGAGTTCGTTTGCTGCTACGTGAAAGAACAGAAGATGATATCCAAGTAATCTGTAAAAGTTATCGGAAAGTTATGAACAGCAATAGACTAGATGCCAGCCAGGTTAAAAAGGAACTAGATGAGATAAGTCCTTACGGACTTACCAAAGGCCATTATTATCGTGAGGTGGAATAA
- the zapA gene encoding cell division protein ZapA produces the protein MERVSGNVRRIPVTIYDRDYLVRTDETVQHINHLAHMLDGKMREISGGNPNIMEVKVAVLAALTILDERMKIQDKYEELLTLLGNCTDPCIDHEEEIEGQRTISEYE, from the coding sequence ATGGAACGAGTCAGCGGAAATGTGAGGAGAATTCCTGTTACCATTTATGATCGTGACTACCTAGTGCGAACGGATGAGACTGTGCAACACATCAATCATCTAGCGCATATGCTTGACGGCAAGATGAGAGAAATCTCTGGTGGGAATCCAAACATCATGGAAGTCAAGGTAGCCGTTCTTGCGGCGTTGACTATTCTGGACGAGAGGATGAAAATTCAAGATAAATATGAAGAATTGTTGACTTTACTGGGAAACTGTACTGATCCTTGTATCGACCATGAAGAGGAGATTGAAGGGCAGCGCACCATTTCAGAATACGAGTGA
- a CDS encoding endonuclease MutS2: MIGKDARTLELDKILEKLWRLCNNALSQELVEELEPIRDLDILKERYRENKEAVDILRLGYPVPVLRFHDIREHLKRTQSGGVLDVIELSDIKDFLLLNEEVLAAKNVYSEYECLDEWVSHLQSFLSLKDRLVQTVDNDGRILDKASKKLHALRRSQITIAARIKSRMEDLVHSDSGKKLLQDQLVTIRNNRYVVPLKAEHRGKIPGIIHDQSATGSTLYLEPNFAVELNNELKQNELDEQEEIRRILREMSREIADSAKILASNIRIIGELDFIFARARLSKEMDATSPRLNQTGFVHLKQARHPLIQGHVVPNDIMLTEESRCVVITGPNTGGKTIVLKTLGLLILMAEMGLDLPCDTDSDVALFDYIYADIGDEQSIEQSLSTYSSHMTNIIRIINQVTEQSLVLLDELGAGTDPTEGAALASSLLEYFNEKGARIMATTHYGELKAFAYKHEGVINASVEFNTETLQPTYKLLMGTPGLSNALMVAKQLGLEQNIINRAKEYISEEELEISQMIQDLEEKRKQAHEMAEKTELLTLEVERLRSELENQERTYEEKHRVTMEKAYEEAEMVLVQAKRDAEELIKELKIGMKQNSREAQMNAANQARDKLKNKKSVWSDKKESYRATRSGSNTKLKLGDTVQVLSLGQKGNVLTLPNNKGEVQVQIGIMKTSVSVDDLQKTSSMEVKPERINQARMRSEKSKYISPEIDIRGCTSDEAYEVLEKYLDDAILAGLSNVRIIHGKGTGALQRFTTEYLKEHRSIQKYEMAEQNAGGSGVTIAYLSNK, encoded by the coding sequence ATGATTGGAAAAGATGCTAGAACCTTGGAATTGGATAAAATTCTAGAAAAATTATGGAGGCTTTGTAATAATGCTTTATCCCAGGAACTAGTGGAAGAACTAGAACCAATTCGTGATTTAGATATTTTAAAGGAACGCTACCGTGAAAATAAAGAGGCTGTTGATATATTACGTCTCGGATATCCAGTGCCAGTATTGCGTTTTCATGATATTAGGGAGCATTTGAAAAGAACGCAAAGCGGTGGAGTTCTAGATGTAATAGAACTGAGCGATATCAAGGATTTTTTACTACTCAACGAAGAAGTTCTAGCAGCGAAGAATGTATATTCAGAATATGAATGCCTTGATGAGTGGGTTTCCCATCTTCAATCATTTCTATCTTTAAAAGATAGGCTTGTGCAAACGGTAGACAACGATGGTCGAATATTAGATAAGGCTAGCAAGAAGCTACATGCTCTTAGAAGATCTCAAATTACCATTGCGGCAAGAATTAAAAGCAGAATGGAAGATTTGGTACATTCTGATTCAGGCAAAAAGCTTCTACAAGACCAGTTGGTTACCATACGGAACAATAGATATGTGGTACCACTCAAGGCTGAGCACCGAGGAAAAATTCCGGGCATCATTCATGACCAATCCGCAACGGGCTCTACTCTTTATCTTGAACCAAACTTTGCGGTCGAGCTTAATAATGAGTTAAAGCAAAATGAATTGGATGAGCAAGAAGAAATCCGCCGAATTCTAAGGGAAATGAGTAGAGAAATTGCAGATTCTGCCAAGATTCTAGCAAGCAACATACGAATTATTGGTGAATTGGATTTTATCTTTGCTCGAGCACGACTTTCAAAGGAGATGGATGCGACGTCTCCTAGGCTAAACCAAACTGGCTTTGTACATTTAAAACAAGCGCGACATCCCCTAATTCAAGGGCATGTTGTACCCAACGATATTATGCTAACGGAAGAATCACGTTGTGTTGTAATTACTGGTCCCAACACCGGGGGGAAGACTATTGTTCTAAAGACCTTGGGCTTGTTGATCCTTATGGCCGAGATGGGATTAGACTTACCCTGTGATACGGATTCAGATGTGGCGTTATTTGACTATATTTATGCGGATATTGGTGATGAACAAAGCATAGAACAGTCACTTAGTACTTATTCATCGCATATGACCAACATTATTAGGATTATCAACCAGGTTACCGAACAATCCCTAGTCCTTTTGGATGAGCTTGGGGCGGGGACTGATCCCACAGAGGGAGCTGCTCTTGCATCTAGCTTGTTAGAATATTTTAATGAGAAAGGGGCTAGAATTATGGCAACCACTCATTATGGTGAGCTTAAGGCATTTGCTTATAAGCATGAGGGTGTAATCAATGCCTCTGTGGAATTTAATACCGAGACCTTGCAGCCGACCTATAAGCTACTTATGGGGACACCAGGTTTGAGTAATGCACTTATGGTGGCGAAGCAACTCGGATTAGAGCAGAATATTATCAACAGAGCAAAGGAATATATTTCTGAAGAAGAGTTAGAAATTTCACAGATGATTCAAGACTTAGAGGAAAAGCGCAAACAGGCTCATGAAATGGCTGAAAAGACTGAGTTATTGACTTTGGAAGTGGAACGTTTGCGATCAGAATTGGAAAATCAAGAACGTACTTATGAAGAAAAGCATCGAGTCACCATGGAGAAGGCATACGAAGAAGCGGAAATGGTCTTAGTACAGGCGAAACGGGATGCAGAAGAGTTAATCAAGGAATTAAAGATTGGCATGAAGCAGAATTCTAGAGAAGCCCAGATGAATGCAGCCAACCAAGCTAGAGACAAACTGAAAAACAAGAAAAGTGTTTGGTCTGATAAAAAAGAATCTTATAGGGCAACTAGATCAGGGTCAAATACAAAATTAAAGCTTGGAGATACGGTGCAGGTGCTGAGCCTAGGACAGAAGGGCAATGTGTTGACTTTGCCCAATAATAAAGGGGAAGTACAAGTCCAAATAGGTATTATGAAAACCAGTGTTTCAGTGGATGATCTACAAAAGACAAGCTCGATGGAGGTAAAGCCTGAAAGAATTAACCAAGCTCGCATGCGAAGTGAAAAGAGCAAGTACATTTCTCCAGAGATTGATATTCGAGGTTGTACCAGTGATGAAGCGTATGAGGTACTTGAAAAGTATCTAGATGATGCGATATTGGCTGGTCTATCTAATGTGCGTATTATACACGGAAAAGGAACGGGAGCCTTACAGCGATTTACAACGGAGTACTTGAAGGAGCACAGGAGTATTCAAAAGTATGAAATGGCTGAACAAAATGCTGGTGGAAGTGGAGTTACGATAGCGTATTTGAGTAATAAATAG